The Rosa chinensis cultivar Old Blush chromosome 7, RchiOBHm-V2, whole genome shotgun sequence DNA segment gccttgtcatgagaattatggccttagcttgttttgcttcaaaagcagtagcttgctcgattgagagcacgttctgaccaggctcttggatggtttccagaattccatcagccttaagatgttggcgcacatctcggacccacctatggtatcctgcgtcagttactgtagctgaccggaaaaaGATGCCGGaaattggccggaaaagtcgccgggaAGATGCCGGaaattggccggaaaagtcgccggaaaagtgttgaccggcgttgaccggTGGTTGACCTTGTTGACCGGATCTGCTGACGTGGCGGGTTGGTGACGTGGCAGATGGGTTGGCGGCTTGGCGGCTCGACGGCTTGGCGGCTTGGCGGCTTGGCGGCTTGGTGGCTTGGTGGCTTGGTGGCTTGGATGGGGCCTGCTGCACGTGGGCTCAACTTTTGGGCTGCAGcaagtgggcttgggctgcaaCAAGTGGACTTGGGCTGTggcttcctcctttttttttttttttttctgccggttcagatCATGAaaattccggtggccggttcggatattttccggccggttctgggggcggggccgccggttctggactcctggaggtgagatcttcaaggtggggggcggtggtttctgggatttgaaagGCCACGAATTTAGGATCTCAGatggttagggcttcgtgctgataacgtgttgtagagaaactgaatttgggagaaattttctgtgtgttctcattgataataggggcctctttatatagaggattacaatgcatagaatctcaatcatacaaggaaagtaattctacattgattaggattctagatccttctaattaaatcctattaccactaggtcaagtaacctagagtttgggctaaacacaaattaggttttccttgaacagatatgttaatatttctcatatatcaactatttttaccattTTAAGGACTGGTGTTACCACTTTgatgactaatattactattttgaggactcatacgataaactaagaaaatttaccactttaaggactcatgttaacactttgaggactcatgtggtaactaagaaaatttaccaatttaaggactcatgttaccactttgaggactaatattacgattttgagaactcattttaccacttttaaggtaATTATATGCATGTCATACATTAACACATTGTATAATTTTCCATGTGATCAAATTAAAAATTCAGGAGCACGATTGATTTcacagaaaaaaatatatatatatatataaatagtaaTACAACGGAGGGCAAATGTGCAAAATGTTTGAAGCAAAGAGGCCCATAAATCTCAATTTCACAAACTTAAAAACCTACCAAAGGACCGGTCCACCTCACCATTTTCGACTTCTGTTTTTTGAAAATCTCTATCTGGGCGCGGGGGGTCGCTCAGTAGCAGCAGCTCCGTCACTCACGGTGTTAGAAAACCGCCGCCACCGCCGCATGTCAAATCCAACCGCCGGACTGAGAAACCCCAATCGATGAACTTGAAAGACAACTACCGCATCGAGCTCCGCGCCGCGATTCGCCAGCTAACCGATCGTTGTCTCTACGCCGCGTCCAAATGGTAGGTACCcttaaaaccctaaatccccaaattcctcaaattttctccaaaaccctaaaccctagctCTGAACGATTTTGCAGGGCGGGAGAGCAACTGGTCGGCATCGAGCACGACCCGGCCAAGTTCACGCCGGCCAATACCAGATTCCAGCGCGGGAGCTCCAGCATTCGCCGGAGATTCCGCTCCAGCGAGGTCATCTCGACGCCGATTGCCGGCGTGTCGTATGTGTCGACTCCGATTATGGAGGAGGACGAGATTGTGGACGGCGATTTTTACCTTCTGGCCAAGTCTTACTTTGATTGCAGAGAGTATAGAAGAGCTGCTCATGCTCTTCGTGATCAAGGTGGTAAAAAATCAGTCTTTTTGCGCTGCTATGCTCTTTACCTGGTTAGTTACATTCTCTTCTGATCAAAGTTCTGATATTTCTTTTCGTGTTGGTTTTATGTGTTAACATGTATTGTGCATTTACGAATCCCATTTATATGAGTTGGTTTCGATTCATTATTACATTAAAGACGGGATTTTGATGGGTTATGCAATGAGTTTTAATAGTAGTGATTAAGTTCTGAGTTAGTTGATAGAGGTATGAGTAGGGTGTAGATCCAGAAATTAGGAGATTTGGTTTCAGAGCAGCTTCAATTCGGCAATTGGGAGTCGGACTTGACTTTTACAGTTTGGTTTCATGATAGTTTGATAGATGGTTCTTGGTTTAGTTTTACTAGTTTGGTTATTTCCCTACCTACTTTGATACTTACGTAtacttgtttcttttaattGCTTAATGAAGGCTGGAGAGAAGCGGAAAGAGGAAGAATTGATGGAACTTGAGGGACCTCTAGGAAAGAGCGACATTGTGAATCGTGAACTGGTTTCTATTGAGAGGGAGTTATCAACTTTTCGCAAAAATGGTACGATTGATCCTTTTGGACTGTACTTGTATGGCCTTGTGCTCAAAGAGAAAGGCAATGGGAACCTTGCTCGTACAGTTCTTGTGGAGTCTGTTAATAGCTACCCTTGGAACTGGAATGCTTGGTTAGAGCTGCAGTCCTTGTGCACTACAGTTGACATCTTGAACAGCCTTAGTCTCAATAATCATTGGATGAAGGAGTTCTTTCTTGCCAATGTTTACCAAGAACTAAGGATGCACAAAGAATCCTTATCAAAGTATGATTATCTACATGGCATTTTTGGTTTCAGTAATTACATTCAGGCTCAGATTGCAAAAGTCCAGTACAGTTTGAGGGAATTTGATCTAGTTGAAGGAATTTTTGAAGATCTTCTCAGGAATGACCCTTATCGAGTGGAGGACATGGATATGTATTCCAATGTGCTGTATGCAAAGGAATGTTCATCTGCACTGAGTTACCTTGCCCATAGAGTATTTATGACCGATAAATACAGACCTGAATCTTGTTGCATTATTGGGAATTATTACAGCTTAAAAGGGCTGCATGAGAAAGCAGTTCTGTACTTTAGGAGGGCACTCAAACTGGATAGAAATTATTTATCTGCTTGGACCCTCATGGGTCATGAATTTATTGAGATGAAAAACACACCAGCTGCTGTTGACGCTTATCGGCATGCTATAGATATAAATCCGAGTGATTATCGTGCTTGGTATGGATTAGGTCAAGCTTATGAGATGATGGGTATGCCCTTTTATGCTCTTCATTACTTCCGGAAATCGGTATTTTTCCAGCCAAATGATTCTCGGTTATGGATTGCCATGGCTCATTGCTATCAAACTGATCAGCTAAATATGATTGATGAAGCAATGAAGTGTTACAAAAGGGCAGCAAATTGTAATGACAGGGAATCGATTGCCCTGAACCAGCTAGCTAAGTTAAATGCTGATCTTGGCCGTACCGAAGAGGCAGTTTATTACTACAAGAAGGATCTGGAGAGGATGGAAGATGAAGAGAGGGAAGGACCAAATATGGTTGAAACTCTCTTCTTTCTTGCTAAATACTTCAGAGAGCAGAAAAAGTTTGAAGAAGCAGAGGTCTACTGTACCCGTCTTATGGATTATACCGGCCCGGTGAGTTACaattatctttctcttttatgcTTAACCCAAGTATATTTAACCCCAATATAACTTTCAAAATTATGAATCAGTTGTAAGTAATTGTTATTTCTTTGTCCATCACTGCAGGAAAAGGAAAGAGCGAAAAGTTTACTTAGAGGAATTAGAATGGAACAAACTGGTGCTCCTTCTATGGATATTGAGCGCTTTCCTCCTTGATTTCTCGTCAGAGCATATTACATGGATCGTCTTCATGAGTGATGGGAGTTACAATTGAGCATAGCTTGGACTTCTCATTGCTGCAAAACATTTTAGTCTATTCTCATGTATAATTTAGTAACTGTTATGCAGAAGGTTTACGGGTCTGATTGCTGCAGAAAGTTCAATCCAACTCCTAGCGCTCTAGTCTTGTCTAGTCTTCTAGGATACAACTATAGTTTGAAAAGCATTCCCTATTCCCTGTTGTGGTTTTCATGCATTGTGCTGTTTTCACAAGCCTGACTGAATTGTAATCATTTAACAATTATTTTGATCATTCTTTGCTTACATTCTGTGTT contains these protein-coding regions:
- the LOC112176747 gene encoding anaphase-promoting complex subunit 8, whose protein sequence is MNLKDNYRIELRAAIRQLTDRCLYAASKWAGEQLVGIEHDPAKFTPANTRFQRGSSSIRRRFRSSEVISTPIAGVSYVSTPIMEEDEIVDGDFYLLAKSYFDCREYRRAAHALRDQGGKKSVFLRCYALYLAGEKRKEEELMELEGPLGKSDIVNRELVSIERELSTFRKNGTIDPFGLYLYGLVLKEKGNGNLARTVLVESVNSYPWNWNAWLELQSLCTTVDILNSLSLNNHWMKEFFLANVYQELRMHKESLSKYDYLHGIFGFSNYIQAQIAKVQYSLREFDLVEGIFEDLLRNDPYRVEDMDMYSNVLYAKECSSALSYLAHRVFMTDKYRPESCCIIGNYYSLKGLHEKAVLYFRRALKLDRNYLSAWTLMGHEFIEMKNTPAAVDAYRHAIDINPSDYRAWYGLGQAYEMMGMPFYALHYFRKSVFFQPNDSRLWIAMAHCYQTDQLNMIDEAMKCYKRAANCNDRESIALNQLAKLNADLGRTEEAVYYYKKDLERMEDEEREGPNMVETLFFLAKYFREQKKFEEAEVYCTRLMDYTGPEKERAKSLLRGIRMEQTGAPSMDIERFPP